The following proteins come from a genomic window of Bos mutus isolate GX-2022 chromosome 21, NWIPB_WYAK_1.1, whole genome shotgun sequence:
- the LOC138984365 gene encoding myeloid-associated differentiation marker-like: MCWSSGLASKPIMGFFLRVGQLLSTCVSFSLGASLGIWEEGMGNWCMFVWCLCFAVSLITSIVELCGLQSRFPRFWDGFIHAYSFHFIIICIVTSVIFGTSYIQVFSPGPAQNRAIIATAFSCVAALLYAIEVAWVCVRPGSMVCFVPTFPGVLRRLENHLAWVIFPFISNTDLYQHQPALVWCVAVYSICFVLGVVNFLVNGCDCDNDKKLPLRIPLLLWVQTVLSVLLYATAVILWPLYQFHEKLGGQPQRSSDMSCSDQLTTIVCIWDLRLAVAILTAINLLVYVADMMYLILETFVWTEAQPRDSGFSLSPAVSSPTSDVP; the protein is encoded by the coding sequence ATGTGCTGGTCCTCAGGCCTGGCCTCCAAGCCCATCATGGGTTTTTTCCTCCGCGTGGGGCAGCTGCTCTCGACCTGCGTGTCCTTCTCGCTGGGGGCCAGCCTGGGCatttgggaggagggcatgggtaACTGGTGCATGTTCGTCTGGTGTCTCTGCTTTGCCGTGAGCCTCATCACCTCCATAGTGGAGTTATGTGGGCTGCAGTCCCGCTTCCCACGCTTCTGGGATGGTTTTATTCATGCTTATTCCTTCCACTTCATCATCATCTGCATCGTGACTTCCGTCATCTTCGGCACCTCCTACATCCAGGTCTTTTCTCCAGGCCCCGCCCAGAACCGCGCCATCATCGCCACCGCCTTTTCCTGCGTGGCTGCTCTGCTTTATGCCATCGAAGTGGCCTGGGTCTGTGTCCGACCCGGCAGCATGGTCTGCTTTGTGCCCACCTTCCCAGGTGTGCTCAGGAGGCTGGAGAACCATCTGGCCTGGGTCATCTTCCCCTTCATCAGCAACACTGACCTGTACCAGCACCAGCCGGCCCTGGTGTGGTGTGTGGCCGTGTACTCCATCTGCTTCGTCCTGGGGGTCGTGAACTTCCTTGTGAATGGGTGTGACTGTGACAACGACAAAAAGCTGCCCCTTCGCATCCCCCTTTTACTGTGGGTGCAGACTGTGCTCTCTGTCCTCCTCTACGCCACCGCAGTGATCCTCTGGCCCCTCTACCAGTTCCATGAGAAGTTGGGGGGGCAGCCCCAGCGATCCAGTGATATGAGCTGCAGTGATCAACTCACTACCATTGTCTGCATCTGGGACCTTCGACTGGCTGTGGCCATCCTGACAGCCATCAACCTGCTGGTTTATGTGGCTGACATGATGTACTTGATCCTAGAGACTTTTGTATGGACTGAGGCTCAGCCCAGGGACTCTGGATTCTCCCTTTCACCTGCAGTTTCTTCACCAACTTCTGATGTCCCTTGA